A DNA window from Helianthus annuus cultivar XRQ/B chromosome 15, HanXRQr2.0-SUNRISE, whole genome shotgun sequence contains the following coding sequences:
- the LOC110939251 gene encoding uncharacterized protein LOC110939251 produces the protein MMVRRKKMYDTQIQEWVASLECPPFKAPNKMRLVGWCNGVKVEMSYDSLRRVAKFDDGAANEYIYPSLKDIYHEPAKHPQWQNMLDYLFLPGTTHGKLYRRNLRMEAKLLLTLCMYNVMPRRGDKMEVRHQEVPILYMMMHGSPKVPFRFLVLNNIWLSKNSGERKIIPHFRLITALLKKYGAIKGDEKGSYKRFRPFDLKNLGSDWTYTESERFHKLKTDGRRWRALKVDARPLRPGEEEEPESADDEISGDDDYREDTFMVDAQVRVTGQAGVQGAGVQSGYVGSAFDYAQQAYDPYWAHSGDMGQIIQQRRPPTFGNWSEPNQMLFDQQTFMGASVERAIKRSYDRNEQWNRAHRYAREEETDNRYLDDRQRRMHDQWHAGQPVVGDPPIVDYTTLPPYDGSVSYPTPPLHHSQWVDPHAMSYQQANPSSDQGSSSSGGAFGFGEWTDMMTSIFGPPQPKYY, from the coding sequence ATGATGGTGAGAAGAAAAAAAATGTATGATACGCAGATTCAAGAGTGGGTGGCATCACTTGAATGTCCCCCGTTCAAGGCTCCGAACAAGATGCGGTTAGTTGGGTGGTGTAATGGAGTGAAAGTAGAAATGTCATATGACTCTTTGCGCCGGGTAGCAAAGTTTGATGATGGGGCGGCCAATGAATACATTTACCCGAGTCTCAAGGATATTTACCATGAGCCCGCTAAACATCCACAATGGCAAAATATGCTTGATTACCTCTTCCTTCCGGGCACGACACATGGGAAGCTATATAGAAGAAATTTAAGAATGGAAGCAAAGTTGTTATTGACGTTGTGCATGTACAATGTCATGCCGAGGCGGGGTGACAAGATGGAAGTGCGACATCAAGAAGTGCCAATCTTATATATGATGATGCATGGGTCACCCAAGGTTCCTTTCCGATTTTTGGTGCTAAACAACATTTGGTTAAGCAAGAATAGTGGGGAAAGAAAGATTATACCTCACTTCCGGTTGATTACGGCATTGCTTAAAAAGTACGGGGCAATTAAGGGAGATGAAAAAGGTTCTTACAAGAGGTTTAGACCATTCGACCTTAAGAATCTTGGGTCGGATTGGACTTACACAGAATCGGAAAGGTTTCATAAGTTGAAAACGGATGGTAGAAGGTGGAGAGCATTGAAAGTGGATGCGAGACCGTTACGACCGGGAGAGGAAGAGGAACCCGAATCAGCGGATGATGAAATAAGTGGAGATGATGATTATCGTGAAGACACATTCATGGTAGATGCTCAGGTGAGGGTTACCGGTCAAGCGGGGGTTCAAGGAGCTGGCGTACAATCTGGTTATGTGGGTAGTGCATTTGATTATGCACAACAGGCTTATGACCCGTACTGGGCCCATTCGGGGGATATGGGTCAAATCATTCAACAAAGGCGGCCACCCACTTTTGGTAATTGGAGTGAACCAAACCAGATGCTCTTTGATCAACAAACATTCATGGGTGCTAGTGTGGAAAGGGCTATCAAAAGAAGTTACGATAGAAATGAGCAATGGAACCGTGCTCATAGATATGCCCGTGAAGAAGAAACAGACAATCGTTACTTGGATGATCGTCAGAGACGCATGCATGACCAATGGCATGCGGGGCAGCCAGTGGTAGGAGATCCGCCCATTGTGGACTACACCACATTGCCACCATACGATGGTAGTGTGTCATACCCCACCCCGCCATTGCACCATTCTCAGTGGGTGGACCCGCATGCTATGAGTTATCAACAAGCAAATCCAAGCAGTGATCAAGGAAGCAGTAGTAGCGGTGGAGCATTTGGCTTTGGTGAGTGGACGGATATGATGACATCCATTTTTGGGCCTCCACAGCCGAAGTACTACTAG
- the LOC110939263 gene encoding transcription factor MYB13: MVRAPCFDKNGIKKGAWSQDEDNKLRAYIEKYGHPNWRELPKFAGLSRCGKSCRLRWMNYLHPNVKRGNFTKEEEDVIISLHNKLGTKWSKIAKLLPGRSDNEIKNHWHTHLKNRTPNSQTVHKNEPKNEQTGSVEPCHGTLLEKGEVYYQMNPNSTTQQEVEILLAVLSSSSTSESSGCSLGASDSAVTSDVTPQISDTARNMWIEPYLPDDGSFMSSSDNIFSPFGLANDLISQTSSQDYLMDDMLLWST; the protein is encoded by the exons ATGGTGAGGGCACCATGTTTTGACAAAAACGGAATCAAGAAAGGTGCATGGAGTCAAGATGAAGACAACAAGCTACGAGCCTATATCGAGAAATACGGCCACCCGAACTGGCGAGAACTCCCCAAGTTCGCTG GTTTGTCGAGATGTGGAAAGAGTTGCAGGCTTCGGTGGATGAATTATTTGCACCCGAATGTGAAACGTGGTAATTTtacaaaagaagaagaagatgtgATTATTAGTTTACATAACAAGCTTGGCACTAA ATGGTCAAAGATTGCTAAACTATTGCCGGGAAGAAGTGACAATGAAATAAAGAATCATTGGCACACACATTTAAAAAATCGGACTCCAAATAGTCAAACTGTGCACAAGAATGAACCAAAGAATGAACAAACTGGAAGTGTTGAACCCTGTCATGGTACACTTCTAGAAAAGGGCGAAGTTTACTACCAAATGAACCCTAATTCAACAACTCAACAAGAAGTTGAAATTTTATTGGCAGTGTTATCATCTTCTTCGACTAGTGAATCGTCAGGTTGTTCTTTGGGTGCCTCAGATTCGGCGGTTACTAGTGACGTTACACCACAAATTTCGGATACTGCCCGAAATATGTGGATTGAGCCTTATTTACCAGATGACGGTAGCTTCATGTCATCTAGTGATAACATTTTCTCACCATTTGGCTTAGCAAATGATCTCATCTCCCAGACTTCTTCGCAAGATTACCTGATGGATGATATGCTTTTATGGTCAACTTAA